The genomic region TTAGCGCCAAAATGGCGGAAACAACATATGTTGACGCGAACGTGTTTAAGGTGTCACCCGCTAGCTGGAGGCTGTTAATGTTCACGCGTCTTTAAAAACACCCTCGCAGGTTGTTAGCACCAAGTTGGTGGAaggctttttgttttaaaagctagcatgctaacggtTTAAGCTAGCAACGGTTGAGctaactgtttgtttgttttttgcatttgaCAGCCTTACAAGTTGCTAGGACATGTTAGAATTGGTGGTTAGCACCTAGATGGTCGAAACCCATGTGCAAGCTAACATGCTCGCGCTAGCAGGAAGTTGTTGGCGTTGTTTGAAGGTTTCTTTCTTTGCCTcttgatgaatgaaaaatgagCCAGAAGTTATTTCTTCTCACGTTGCTGTCTCAATCACAGATATGAATAGAAGCGctctggcggccatgttggtggGGGCAACATTCCCATCAAATGCAATGCAGTGAAAATCAAACACAACCACAGTGCTTGCTTGTTTTGTCAACGACGCGAACATATGCTGAGCAAGAACGAAAACAAGTTCAATATCATGTTGTAATGTCAAACATTCCCATTTTGGCgtgtttaatttcacatttttaatgttttagtgTGTTGTTTCATGTGAAATTTAACATGTTAAATTGTGATATGTCAAAAAGAGCATGTAGATAACATAAACAAATGTATTCTGTAaatataaagaaaagaaaatgcatttcCTCACATCCTTCAAAGTAgaaccaaaaaagaaaatcaataatAGGAACAttcaaaagagaaaaataagcatacaatattttaaaatatattccgTATTCTtcaaaagcacacaaaaaaataaggaaaataaaaacatttaaatcttaaaagattttattttttaattttaattcatatttaaaataaaaaaatgtaatcaatttttttttctttttttcttaacgaattaataattataataatatataataataattattattattattaattaataattaataaaatatatatatatatgttatatataaatacaataaaattaaataatatgtatataatattaatatattaaaaaaaaatattttatttttttatttttagatttcttgaaattatgtaaatatgttctctaaaaactgtttttaaaggactgTAAAATATTGTTATATATTGCTTCTTCCTTTCCTCATCCTCCTTCTTTGCTTTTTCTAATTGGGGTTTTGTGGGCGTCGCCGTTTGGAGTGTCCTGAGGATGGCGGGCGGCGGTTGATATTCGTTGAGTGACGGTTGGGCGGGTGGGCGGGACTTTTTCTTATAAAGAGGAGCCGCGTGGCTTTTGCTGCCGCTATGTAAATCAATCCGCGTATAAATTGTCCGTCGGGAGCGTCGCGACCTCTTTAGCGCTGCCTCTGCTGctccttcttttcttcttctcgtTTCTCGGCACAGGTGAGCCGACTCGTCCTCCGCCGTGTGTCGCGACCTCCTGACCCTCGCTGGGCCTCCAGCCTGACTCAAACTTTGAACTTTGCAAATCCTGCacgcttttcttttcttgctaaACTGACGGAAACTCTTTTCACCTGCTTCAAATTCACGCGGAAATCCtttgacgacgatgatgatgatgatgatgatgatgatgatgatgatgatgatgtcgtcGTGCTCAAACTGAACCACCTGGTTCAGTCTGCATTCCTATTCAACAAaagattttaatttattgtatatttttaagtgcctttttttttttttttgtttctttgctatAGTTTTAATtcttacaaatatttatttaaaaaaatattttcctacatttcttaaagaaaatatttacatttaaattcctTACTAAATCCTTcttattttaataacatttttaaattgattttttttttatttccaatttattattcatttttatttatcaaattttTTCTAACTGtattgcattttcttttcttttccttttacagACAATGTTTTAATATGTCATTTTTACATTTGGTTTTTAAGAGTtttaaagggttttttttttagatactttttaaaatattttcctaTTTTCCTACAGTTcttaaagaaaatatttacatttaaattcctTACTAAATCCTTcttattttaataacatttttaaattgattttttttagatttccaatttattattcatttttatttatcaaattttTTCTGACTatattgcattttctttttcccttttccAGGCAATTTTTAACGTGTCATACTTTTTCATTGGTTTTTAAGatttgtaaacttttttttaaatacttttttaaatattatccaaccatttttttaaaggaaaaatatttacatttaaattcctTACTAAATCCTTCcaattttaataacattttattattattattattattatgatttacaTTTCAACTTAATTTAgtattcattttaattcattaaCTTTTTTCCCGACTatattgcattttctttttccttttccagacaatttttttaaatatatcacattcttcattgattttttttttttatatatactttttaaatgttcattttgGATTTAGGAATGCACTTTtagaagtgttgttttttttgtcttgcatcTTTATTGATTtgctttgacttgacttgagtcgTGGTCGTCGTGGCAACATTTGGACGACGCCCGTCAGCAGCTTCTTCTTTTCTCCGTATTTGCTGTTTGTCAGCTTTGCAACGATGAAAGTTGctgctgatgaagatgatgatgacgatgaagcTCGTCGGTATTTTTAGTGGAGGCGTTTCGGCGTTGCTGCTGCGGCAGCTTTTCTTCACCAGATTCTTTTCCCGTGAAAGGAGTCCGGCCGGTGtggatgccccccccccaaatgccCGTCTCGTCAGATTTGATTTCCCACCATCCGCTGACCAGATTATCGCGGGCGACATTTGACCCCCAGCTGCTATAAAGTTCGCAAATAGATTTTTGTGCGAGCAGCGCGTTTGATTCTAATTGCTGGCGCTCTTGTTGTTTGTGCTTTGCAGCTCGCAGCCCCCAAACGCCAGCAAAAATGTCACACGAGTAAgttgcaatatttcaaaaactcTCACTAAGATTTTGTCAAGTCATATtacatttatgttgttttttctttttcctcaattcttcaggaaaaaaatgtcttccagCCGCCGGCATCACTTGAaggtacactaaaaaaaaaaaaagtgactttatTTAGTTCCATTCATCAGGCTGTTGTGTGCATTTTGAAGTGTTGCGACAGTTACCTTGAAGAGTAACCGGATTACTTATTAGATTACTTATtatttagttactttactgatgacTTGATTGTGGAAAAAACAACCCATTTCGATTACAAGTTACTGAATTAGTTATGTTCAGCAGGATGTGGTCTTTGTCAGTGTTGCCACTTTGAAAAGTAATCAGATTACTGATTTAttaccattttaaaaaacaactgtTACTTTTCTGAActtgatttgaaaaacaaatcatttcGATTACAAGTTACTTGATTAGTTACATTCGGCAGGATGTAGTCTTTGTCAGTGTTGACACTTTAAAAAGTAATCCCATTACTGATGATTtattacccttttttttttttttttaaagtagctGTTACTTTTGaacttgattttaaaaacaagtcatttagaTTACAAGCTACTAGTTAGTTAgtgagttagttagttagttactactttaaaaagtaacttgttACTTTTCTGATAattttcttttaactcatttgctccccaaaacgtataaatatgttctattttaaatgcattaaatgtcccaaagatgtatttaaagttttttttttatgctaaagcatacagaaggcttttaggcaacctctcaactgcagagaaattgtggaaaaaaatagtagtaattacaaaaacgtccagcaggtggcaacagagtataagagatcaactagggccatgatgaaaacaagctgtttcctcacaattctaagcagatgtatgaataatgatgaaaggtggctatattctaatgctaattgctgcaaaacggaagcagacacaaatatactttttttctcccgatgaaagaagagactctaatctttcttttggtaggttccacgttttgatagcaatagaaaagAATATTCTgaaggccttgcaaaatcagtccaaatccagtaaaacagctgggagcttcagtcaaaatggctgccagtcaatgagttaaaaatgtctaCTTTAGATGACAAGTtactttatttgttttgtttagcttTGCTACATGTTATTACAATTCTCTAGTTATTCTGAAGTTATACAACAACATGATAAGGAGCACAATTCGTAGCCCTCGCTAAGCAAGCTAGCAACGTGCCAAACTTAgcgtagcatgctaacgtagcgcTACAATAAAACGGCGTGGTGAACTTCCttccttgcttgcttgcttgctttcaGAGTTTGATCCTGTCGATCGCCGCCCAGTGGATCCAGGAGGAGAAGAAAGAGCTGGCGGTGGCCAAGCAGAACTACTTGGCCGAGACCTGCACCAGGCCCGGCCTCAGCGGAGACCAGGCCACGCTCATGGTCAGCTCGCCGCAACTCGTCACGTCATGTGCTCAACTGGTCACTTTTGCCTTTTTTATGAGGAAAATGAGCACTCACTCGATGATGTTTACTTtggaaaaacatacagtaatgatGATGTCATAGAACGATGtcccatgatgatgatgatgtcgcaTTTTGATGACGTCACATGACAACATCATtggaactcaactcaactcggacgtcaatattagatttggcagtatatgtatttatatgtattcatgttattttcattattatatgatttattgttatttgtatttttatttattcattattttggtatttttagcattattattattttataattagttttagcgtagattatcgtggattaaTTACCTGAGTAAATTGTATATGGATAATTGCGGtattgtcatatcgtgagataaaaCTTAATTGTGAGCCTTGTAACGCGTATcgcatcgtatcgtatcgtatcgtatcgtatcgtatcgcaTCGCATCGCAACGTATCGTAACGTgtcgcgtcgcgtcgcgtcgcaccgcaccgcaccgcaccgcaccgcaccgcaccgcatcgtatcgtatcgtatcgtatcgtatcgtatcgtatcgtatcgttcTCACCCCTAGTTTCTAGTAAGTACGTCCTCAAATCTTCCCCAATTTGGATCCTGTAAATGTTATCGGATGGTATGTCGAgatacgtttcttgggaggagcaatatggccgcctcgccacctcaaaagtcttggcctaatCGCCCATCCAGTCGCGCATATGTAGATCAGTGGGAAAAACATGTCCCGTGATGATGACATATTGATGATGTCATGTCCCCTAATGATGATGCGTGCAGGACACGTGCAGGAAGTTGAACGCCCTCATCGAGAAAGTGGACGAGGAGCGATACGACTTGTCTATCAAAGTCGGAAAAGCGGACAAAGAGGTAATTCGCCTCCTTCTACTCCATCTtcttttcctcctcctttttcttcttcttctttgttgtcCTTTTGttgttctcttcttcttcttgatcttcttcttcgtcttctttgaCGACGTCTACTCCATTCACttcatctcctcctccttctcctcattgtcttcctcctcctcgacCTTCTATTCTTCTCccctttttcttctccttctacTTCATCATCTGCCCGGTGGACGTGAAGACAGcatttcagaaaacagatggattagcattagcatgatcaGTTTGAAGCATCCGCGCGTTTGTATGACGCAACgagcttgttgttgttgttgttgttgttgttttgcattgAGCACGCCAGCGTGCACGTCGCTTGTGATGTTCTGCTGCAGATCGAGGACCTGAAGATCAAAGTGATCGACCTGGCGGGCGTGAAGAAGCCGGCGCTGAAGAAGGTGCGCATGTCGGCCGACGCCATGCTGAAGGCGCTGCTGGGCTCCAAGCACACCGTCAACATGGAGCTCAGGGCCAACCTCAAGCCCGTCAACAAGGAAGTCAAGGAGGAGGTCAGATACGCCGATTACCatcaaaacaacaagaaaaacacATGTCACATGTTGCATGGCCCACACGCCACAAAACGTGTTGTGTCGTCTTGAGCCAATTGATTGGCCGGACGATTGAAAATTTGCAAAAATCGGCCACATTttgcagattattattattattattaatattattattatttttattctttattgatatatatatatatatatatatatatatatatatatatagagagagagagagagagagagagagagaattttttgtacatATTTGCACATTACATAAGACACAAAttgattatatttttgttcagtgtaGAACAGATTATAGAACGCAAAAATAGCACAGTACATGTACAGGAATTTAAAGCATGGACATGTCAGTAAAAAAGTGCCATTTAAATCTGgtgcaatattattattattaatattattatcatcattatcattattattaatattattattgttgttattattattattataattatcattattatcatcatcattattattgtcatcaatattatcattattatcatcatcattattattattaacaacatCATAATCACTATTATCCTTATGTAAAATATAAGCCATAAAGAAACTTGAAGTAAACCCGCTAATGTTCGACATTTGATGCACAAcattgatgcaaaaaaaaaaaaaaatgttgaatggaAGATGAAATGTGGCGCAAAGTCCACATGAGGCGATTTTGTGTGTTGGCAGTCGGCAGAGGCGGTTGGCGACTGGCGCAAGAACATTGAAGACAAAGCAGACAGGAAGAAGATGTTTGAGTCGTCTTAAAAAGCATTTGTTTGCTTGCATTTACTGTCATCAAAGAAATGTTTATTTGTTGTGTCATTAAATGTTtgccaaggtaaaaaaaaaaaaaaaaaaaaactcttgacaCGTGAATTTTTGTACAATGCACACACGATTGCATATAGACAACTTTTTAtaagttatcttttttttaaatggttaatATCCAGATGTGTTTGATTGTGATTGTGAACAACACGTGACGTCATCATGAAGTTTCGGACGTAACCGCGAACGCCATGTGACGTTGTATGTGCAATTGTTGCATTTGACCACACGATGTCGCCAGAGCACTTCCTGCTTCTCGTCGTGACGTCAAGCAAATGATCCGTTGTCGATTTCTTATGAAACTGAAGCTTACTAATTAAGAAATCAATGAAGCTTTTTCattgattcattttttaattgcacTGAACACCAAAATTCATCCACTTCCTGAATGATGTTATTGGTTTCAAAAATTATCCAGTTTGGTGATCATCAC from Festucalex cinctus isolate MCC-2025b chromosome 3, RoL_Fcin_1.0, whole genome shotgun sequence harbors:
- the LOC144016551 gene encoding troponin I, fast skeletal muscle-like isoform X2; amino-acid sequence: MSHEKKMSSSRRHHLKSLILSIAAQWIQEEKKELAVAKQNYLAETCTRPGLSGDQATLMDTCRKLNALIEKVDEERYDLSIKVGKADKEIEDLKIKVIDLAGVKKPALKKVRMSADAMLKALLGSKHTVNMELRANLKPVNKEVKEESAEAVGDWRKNIEDKADRKKMFESS